From the Burkholderia glumae LMG 2196 = ATCC 33617 genome, one window contains:
- the lptA gene encoding lipopolysaccharide transport periplasmic protein LptA, with product MNESFPCFSYGSARRAVRAGLAAALVALLLPGVAPVAHAEKADQNKPIQVEADNLTYDDLKQVTVATGNVVITKGTILIKGDRVEVRQDPQGYQYATATMAPGSKKHASFRQKREGLDEYIDGDAERIDYDGKQDLTTLTRDATVRRLQGLSTVADTVHGSVITYDGQHDFYTAKGGSDVSAPGNPTGRVRAMLSPKTGGPAPLNGTGATLAPSNSMQGGTNP from the coding sequence ATGAACGAATCGTTCCCTTGTTTTTCCTACGGCAGCGCCCGCCGCGCTGTCCGCGCCGGGCTTGCCGCGGCGCTCGTCGCGCTGCTGCTGCCGGGCGTCGCGCCGGTGGCGCACGCGGAAAAGGCGGACCAGAACAAGCCGATCCAGGTCGAGGCGGACAACCTGACCTATGACGACCTGAAGCAGGTGACGGTCGCGACCGGCAACGTCGTGATCACCAAAGGCACGATCCTGATCAAGGGCGACCGCGTCGAAGTGCGCCAGGACCCGCAGGGCTATCAGTACGCCACCGCCACCATGGCGCCCGGCAGCAAGAAGCACGCCTCGTTCCGCCAGAAGCGCGAGGGGCTCGACGAATACATCGACGGCGACGCCGAGCGCATCGACTACGACGGCAAGCAGGACCTGACCACGCTCACGCGCGACGCCACCGTGCGGCGCCTGCAGGGTCTGTCGACGGTCGCCGACACGGTGCATGGCAGCGTGATCACCTATGACGGCCAGCACGACTTCTATACCGCGAAGGGCGGCAGCGACGTCTCCGCGCCGGGCAACCCGACCGGCCGCGTGCGCGCGATGCTCTCGCCGAAGACGGGCGGCCCGGCGCCGCTGAACGGCACCGGCGCGACGCTCGCGCCGTCGAACAGCATGCAGGGGGGCACCAATCCGTGA
- the kdsD gene encoding arabinose 5-phosphate isomerase KdsD, giving the protein MIAKINDDRALALARDVLDIEADAVRALREQLDGDFVGAVGLLLNCRGRVVVSGIGKSGHIARKIAATLASTGTPAFFVHPAEASHGDLGMVTADDVFIAISNSGESAELVSILPLIKRLGAKLIAMTGRPQSSLAQLSDVHLNAAVEKEACSLNLAPTASTTAALALGDALAVVVLDARGFGPDDFARSHPGGALGRRLLTYVRDVMRTGDEIPTVTLAATLSDALFQITAKRMGMTAVVDEHNRVAGIFTDGDLRRVLERDGDFRRLPIGNVMTRHPRTIAPDHLAVEAVELMERYRINQMLVTDPDGTLIGALNMHDLFSQKVI; this is encoded by the coding sequence ATGATAGCGAAAATCAATGATGATCGGGCGCTCGCGCTCGCTCGCGACGTGCTCGACATCGAGGCGGACGCCGTGCGCGCCCTGCGCGAGCAACTCGACGGCGACTTCGTCGGCGCGGTCGGCCTGCTGCTGAACTGCCGCGGGCGCGTGGTCGTCTCCGGAATCGGTAAATCCGGCCACATCGCGCGCAAGATCGCCGCCACGCTCGCCAGCACCGGCACGCCCGCATTCTTCGTGCATCCGGCCGAGGCCAGCCACGGCGACCTCGGCATGGTAACCGCCGACGATGTCTTTATCGCGATCTCGAACTCGGGCGAATCGGCCGAACTGGTCTCGATCCTGCCGCTCATCAAGCGGCTCGGCGCCAAGCTGATCGCGATGACGGGCCGGCCGCAGTCGAGCCTCGCCCAGTTGTCCGACGTCCATCTCAACGCCGCCGTCGAGAAGGAGGCCTGCTCGCTGAACCTCGCGCCGACCGCCAGCACCACCGCCGCGCTCGCGCTCGGCGACGCGCTGGCCGTGGTGGTGCTCGACGCGCGCGGCTTCGGCCCCGACGATTTCGCGCGCTCCCACCCGGGCGGCGCGCTCGGCCGGCGCCTGCTCACCTACGTGCGCGACGTGATGCGCACCGGCGACGAAATCCCCACCGTCACGCTCGCGGCCACGCTGTCCGACGCCCTGTTCCAGATCACCGCGAAGCGCATGGGCATGACCGCCGTGGTCGACGAGCACAATCGCGTGGCCGGCATCTTCACCGACGGCGACCTGCGCCGCGTGCTCGAGCGCGACGGCGATTTCCGCCGCCTGCCGATCGGCAACGTGATGACGCGCCACCCGCGCACCATCGCCCCCGACCATCTCGCCGTCGAGGCGGTGGAACTGATGGAGCGCTACCGGATCAACCAGATGCTGGTGACCGATCCGGACGGTACGCTGATCGGCGCGCTCAACATGCACGACCTGTTCTCCCAGAAGGTGATCTGA
- a CDS encoding monovalent cation:proton antiporter family protein: MISPLEMTLLLLLASVAGVVVFRSLNLPPMLGYLTVGILVGPHALGFAGDLERAEHLAEFGVVFLMFSIGLEFSLAKLRAMRRLVFGLGLAQVVVTLAVAVLLGLAFEHWVHITWQGSVALGGALAMSSTAIVSKMLAERLEIETEHGRNIFGVLLFQDLAVVPLLIVISAFGGESSKDLAVTLGLAAVKIVIALSLLLFVGQKFMTRWFNVVARRRSQELFVLNLLLVTLGAAFITDRFGLSLALGAFIAGMLISETPYRHQVEEDIKPFRDVLLGLFFVTTGMLLDPSVIWEHPFLVIGFFVGQVLLKAATITGLARLFGATPGVSMRTGLGLAQAGEFGFVMLNLILDRHLVDPTLLQAILASMLLSMLAAPFLIQNADRIVMRLSSTEWMQQSLQMTRIATQSLKQQGHVIICGYGRAGQNLARMLEQEGLSYVALDLDPDRVSAAAAAGESVVFGDAARRESLLAAGIHRATAVAITYANTPSALRVLHNVHELEPTLPVIVRTVDDADLDHLLAAGATEVIPEIVEGSLMLASHTLVVMGVPMRRVVRRVEEMRDARYSLLRGYFHGADDADDDDHEQVRLQSVPVDARSDAVGRSLEDVGLYALGLEVTAIRRHGIRGVEPDPETKLRAADIVVLRGLPEALSLAEERLSRHRRDGGPAPA; this comes from the coding sequence GTGATATCCCCGCTCGAAATGACGCTCCTGCTGCTGCTGGCTTCCGTGGCGGGCGTCGTCGTGTTCCGCTCGCTGAACCTGCCGCCGATGCTCGGCTATCTGACCGTGGGCATCCTGGTCGGCCCGCACGCGCTCGGCTTCGCCGGCGATCTCGAGCGCGCCGAGCACCTCGCCGAGTTCGGCGTGGTGTTCCTGATGTTCTCGATCGGCCTCGAATTCTCGCTGGCCAAGCTGCGGGCGATGCGGCGGCTGGTGTTCGGGCTCGGACTCGCGCAGGTGGTGGTCACGCTCGCGGTGGCGGTGCTGCTCGGCCTCGCGTTCGAGCATTGGGTCCACATCACCTGGCAGGGCAGCGTCGCGCTGGGCGGCGCCCTGGCCATGTCGTCCACGGCGATCGTCTCGAAGATGCTGGCCGAGCGGCTCGAGATCGAGACCGAGCATGGCCGCAACATCTTCGGCGTGCTGCTGTTCCAGGATCTGGCCGTGGTGCCGCTCTTGATCGTGATCTCGGCGTTCGGCGGCGAATCGTCGAAGGATCTGGCCGTCACGCTCGGCCTCGCGGCCGTGAAGATCGTGATCGCGCTGTCGCTGCTGCTGTTCGTCGGCCAGAAGTTCATGACACGCTGGTTCAACGTGGTGGCGCGGCGCCGCTCGCAGGAGCTGTTCGTGCTGAACCTGCTGCTCGTCACGCTCGGCGCGGCATTCATTACCGACCGGTTCGGGTTGTCGCTCGCGCTCGGCGCGTTCATCGCCGGCATGCTGATCTCCGAGACGCCTTACCGGCACCAGGTGGAGGAGGACATCAAGCCGTTCCGCGACGTGCTGCTCGGCCTGTTCTTCGTGACCACCGGGATGCTGCTGGACCCGAGCGTGATCTGGGAGCACCCGTTCCTCGTGATCGGCTTCTTCGTGGGCCAGGTGCTGCTGAAGGCGGCCACCATCACCGGCCTGGCGCGGCTGTTCGGTGCCACGCCCGGGGTGTCGATGCGCACCGGCCTGGGGCTCGCGCAGGCCGGCGAATTCGGCTTCGTGATGCTGAACCTGATCCTCGACCGCCATCTGGTGGACCCGACGCTGTTGCAGGCGATTCTCGCCTCGATGCTGCTGTCGATGCTGGCCGCGCCGTTCCTGATTCAGAACGCCGACCGGATCGTGATGCGGCTGTCCTCGACGGAATGGATGCAGCAGTCGCTGCAGATGACGCGCATCGCGACCCAGAGCCTCAAGCAGCAGGGCCACGTGATCATCTGCGGCTACGGCCGGGCGGGCCAGAACCTGGCGCGCATGCTCGAACAGGAGGGGCTCTCCTACGTGGCGCTCGATCTCGACCCGGACCGCGTCAGCGCGGCGGCCGCGGCCGGCGAGTCGGTGGTGTTCGGCGACGCGGCGCGGCGCGAATCGCTGCTCGCGGCCGGCATCCACCGCGCCACGGCAGTGGCGATCACCTATGCGAACACGCCCTCGGCGTTGCGCGTGCTGCACAACGTCCATGAACTCGAGCCGACGCTGCCGGTGATCGTGCGCACCGTGGACGACGCCGACCTCGACCACCTGCTCGCGGCCGGCGCGACCGAGGTGATCCCCGAGATCGTCGAGGGCAGCCTGATGCTGGCCTCGCACACGCTGGTGGTGATGGGCGTGCCGATGCGGCGCGTGGTGCGGCGCGTGGAGGAGATGCGCGACGCGCGCTACAGCCTGCTGCGCGGCTATTTCCACGGCGCCGATGACGCGGACGACGACGATCACGAGCAGGTGCGGCTACAATCGGTGCCCGTCGACGCGCGCTCGGATGCGGTCGGCCGCTCCCTCGAGGACGTCGGGCTCTACGCGCTCGGGCTCGAGGTGACGGCGATCCGGCGCCACGGTATCCGCGGCGTCGAGCCGGACCCCGAGACGAAGCTGCGCGCGGCCGACATCGTCGTGCTGCGCGGGCTGCCCGAGGCGCTCTCGCTGGCCGAGGAGCGGCTGTCGCGCCACCGCCGCGACGGCGGGCCGGCCCCGGCCTGA
- the lptB gene encoding LPS export ABC transporter ATP-binding protein, whose amino-acid sequence MNALPNRQPAGTTSSLVVRNLKKRYGSRTVVKDVSLDVKSGEVVGLLGPNGAGKTTSFYMIVGLVPLDAGDISLNGSPISRLPIHKRASLGLSYLPQEASVFRKLTVEENIRAVLELQYDDDGRRLSKDATATRAEALLDELQIAHLRDNPALSLSGGERRRVEIARALASNPSFILLDEPFAGVDPIAVLEIQKIVKFLKQRNIGVLITDHNVRETLGICDHAYIISDGSVLASGAPQDIIENESVRRVYLGEHFRM is encoded by the coding sequence GTGAACGCCCTGCCCAATCGCCAGCCGGCCGGCACCACCAGTTCGCTCGTGGTGCGCAATCTGAAAAAGCGCTACGGCTCGCGCACCGTCGTCAAGGACGTGTCGCTCGACGTCAAGAGCGGCGAAGTGGTCGGCCTGCTCGGCCCGAACGGCGCCGGCAAGACCACCTCGTTCTACATGATCGTCGGCCTCGTGCCGCTCGACGCCGGCGACATCTCGCTGAACGGCAGCCCGATCAGCCGGCTGCCGATCCACAAGCGCGCCTCGCTCGGCCTGTCGTACCTGCCGCAGGAAGCGTCGGTGTTCCGCAAGCTGACCGTCGAGGAAAACATCCGCGCCGTGCTCGAACTGCAGTACGACGACGACGGCCGGCGGCTCTCGAAGGATGCCACCGCCACGCGCGCCGAGGCGCTGCTCGACGAACTGCAGATCGCGCACCTGCGCGACAACCCGGCGCTGTCGCTGTCGGGCGGCGAGCGCCGCCGCGTCGAGATCGCCCGCGCGCTCGCGAGCAATCCGAGCTTCATCCTGCTCGACGAGCCGTTCGCCGGCGTCGATCCGATCGCCGTGCTCGAAATCCAGAAGATCGTCAAGTTCCTGAAGCAACGGAACATCGGTGTGCTGATCACCGACCACAACGTGCGCGAGACGCTCGGCATCTGCGACCACGCCTACATCATCAGCGACGGCTCGGTGCTCGCCTCCGGCGCGCCGCAGGACATCATCGAGAACGAAAGCGTGCGCCGCGTCTATCTCGGCGAACATTTCCGCATGTAA
- a CDS encoding KdsC family phosphatase produces MSAAPATAAERASRVKLMIFDVDGVLTDGGLHFTAAGDTMKSFHSQDGHGLKLLREAGIDTAIITGRRSEIVAMRARELRISHLYQGVEHKLEAFAELLRATGVPPEQCGYMGDDWPDLGVMTRCGFVAAPANAHPDVIARAHWVAEARGGQGAAREVVDTILRAQGRYEALLAAALGA; encoded by the coding sequence ATGTCCGCTGCCCCCGCCACGGCCGCCGAACGCGCGAGCCGCGTGAAGCTGATGATTTTCGACGTCGACGGCGTGCTGACCGACGGCGGCCTGCATTTCACGGCCGCCGGCGACACCATGAAGTCGTTCCATTCGCAGGACGGCCACGGCCTGAAGCTGCTGCGCGAAGCCGGCATCGACACGGCGATCATCACCGGGCGCCGCTCGGAGATCGTCGCCATGCGCGCCCGGGAGCTGCGCATCAGTCATCTCTACCAGGGCGTCGAGCACAAGCTCGAGGCATTCGCCGAACTGCTGCGGGCCACCGGCGTGCCGCCCGAGCAATGCGGCTACATGGGCGACGACTGGCCCGACCTGGGCGTGATGACGCGCTGCGGTTTCGTGGCCGCCCCCGCCAACGCGCATCCGGACGTGATCGCGCGCGCCCACTGGGTGGCCGAGGCGCGCGGCGGCCAGGGCGCCGCGCGCGAGGTGGTCGACACGATCCTGCGCGCGCAGGGCCGCTACGAGGCGCTGCTGGCCGCCGCGCTCGGAGCCTGA
- a CDS encoding AI-2E family transporter has product MEKPTESTRDTPPREPHLRSVRLTGDFSLPRLSAIEIGSYLVAILGLFLILHLKLLSGLLAGLLVYQLVHTISPAIERHMSSGRARWLSVVLLSVVIVGGLAGLTAAIIDHVEHTVPNLQGLMGQMMQLIDQARGRVPGWVANVLPVDATQMKVKATGLMSKHMDQLQAGGKSAARIFGHVLFGMIIGAMIAIGADRSKTRRPLSTALLARVAMFAEAFRRIVFAQIKISAINAAFTAVYLLAVLPIVHVQMPLGKTLVLVTFIVGLMPVIGNLISNSLIVAISLSVGVGTALASLTFLILIHKLEYFLNARIIGGQIESRAWELLLAMLVMEAAFGVPGVIAAPIFYAYLKRELATLRLI; this is encoded by the coding sequence ATGGAGAAGCCAACCGAGTCGACGCGAGATACCCCGCCTCGCGAGCCTCATCTGCGCAGTGTCAGGCTGACGGGCGATTTCAGCCTGCCCAGGCTGTCGGCGATCGAAATCGGCAGCTATCTCGTCGCGATCCTCGGCCTGTTCCTGATTCTCCATCTGAAACTGCTGTCCGGCCTGCTGGCCGGGCTGCTCGTCTACCAGCTCGTCCATACCATCTCGCCGGCGATCGAGCGCCACATGTCGAGCGGCCGCGCGCGCTGGCTGTCGGTGGTGCTGCTGTCGGTGGTGATCGTGGGCGGCCTGGCGGGCCTCACGGCCGCGATCATCGATCACGTCGAGCACACGGTGCCGAACCTGCAGGGGCTGATGGGCCAGATGATGCAGCTGATCGACCAGGCACGCGGGCGCGTGCCGGGCTGGGTCGCCAACGTGCTGCCGGTGGACGCCACGCAGATGAAGGTGAAGGCCACCGGCCTGATGTCGAAGCACATGGACCAGCTCCAGGCAGGCGGCAAGAGCGCGGCGCGGATCTTCGGCCACGTGCTGTTCGGCATGATCATCGGCGCGATGATCGCGATCGGCGCCGACCGCAGCAAGACGCGCCGCCCGCTGTCCACGGCGCTGCTCGCGCGCGTCGCGATGTTCGCCGAGGCGTTCCGGCGGATCGTGTTCGCGCAGATCAAGATCTCGGCGATCAACGCGGCCTTCACGGCGGTCTACCTGCTTGCCGTGTTGCCGATCGTGCACGTGCAGATGCCGCTCGGCAAGACGCTCGTGCTCGTCACGTTCATCGTCGGGCTGATGCCGGTGATCGGCAACCTGATCTCGAACTCGCTGATCGTGGCGATCTCGCTGTCGGTGGGGGTGGGCACGGCGCTCGCCTCGCTCACGTTCCTGATCCTGATCCACAAGCTCGAGTACTTCCTGAACGCGCGCATCATCGGCGGCCAGATCGAGTCGCGCGCCTGGGAGCTGCTGCTCGCGATGCTCGTCATGGAGGCCGCGTTCGGCGTGCCGGGCGTGATCGCCGCGCCGATCTTCTATGCCTACCTGAAGCGCGAGCTGGCAACGCTGCGCCTCATCTGA
- a CDS encoding LysE family translocator, which produces MPSFLLFLAASIAITVAPGPDNLQVLARGISQGRAAGLVAALGFSAGVMFHTTLAAFGVAALLRSSPLAFHVLKLAGAGYLIWIGIKALRSQGLAAAATRGPQPLATIFRQSVIGNLLNPKVTLFFVVFLPQFVDTHGAQPVSLQMLELGVLFMLQSAVVFSAFGLGAGVLGAWLKRRPRAGVWLDRLAGATFIGLGLRIAFKD; this is translated from the coding sequence ATGCCGAGCTTCCTGCTGTTCCTCGCCGCCTCGATCGCGATCACGGTCGCGCCCGGCCCCGACAACCTCCAGGTGCTCGCGCGCGGCATCTCGCAGGGCCGCGCCGCGGGCCTGGTGGCCGCGCTCGGCTTCTCGGCCGGCGTGATGTTCCATACCACGCTGGCCGCGTTCGGCGTGGCCGCGCTGCTGCGCTCGTCACCGCTGGCGTTCCATGTCCTGAAGCTGGCGGGCGCCGGCTACCTGATCTGGATCGGCATCAAGGCGCTGCGCAGCCAGGGGCTCGCCGCCGCGGCCACGCGCGGCCCGCAGCCGCTCGCGACGATCTTCCGCCAAAGCGTGATCGGCAACCTGCTGAATCCCAAGGTCACGCTGTTCTTCGTGGTGTTCCTGCCGCAATTCGTCGATACGCACGGCGCGCAGCCGGTGTCGCTGCAGATGCTCGAATTGGGCGTGCTGTTCATGCTGCAGTCGGCCGTGGTGTTCTCGGCCTTCGGCCTCGGCGCGGGCGTGCTCGGCGCCTGGCTCAAGCGCCGGCCGCGCGCGGGCGTCTGGCTCGACCGGCTGGCCGGGGCGACCTTCATCGGGCTCGGCCTGCGCATCGCGTTCAAGGATTGA
- the lptC gene encoding LPS export ABC transporter periplasmic protein LptC: MTPRFRLTSLLPVIAMAALAGVTYWLLQATLPPPGEAIARPKTHSPDYFADNFSVTELDDSGATQYRLTASKLVHYEDDETSVLDSPALRAFQPGKPVVTATALRGTVNGDVSVVDLYDNAKIVRAAGAGDPPMEADSQHFRVLVNDDVIETEKPVKLQRGLSIANATNGMKYNNVTRVIDLYGNVRGTIAASDVSGGASRQSK; encoded by the coding sequence ATGACGCCCCGGTTTCGCCTGACCTCGCTGCTGCCGGTGATCGCGATGGCCGCGCTCGCCGGCGTGACCTATTGGCTGCTGCAGGCCACGCTGCCGCCGCCCGGCGAGGCGATCGCCCGCCCGAAAACCCACTCGCCCGACTATTTCGCCGACAATTTCTCGGTCACCGAACTCGACGACTCCGGCGCCACGCAGTACCGGCTCACCGCCAGCAAGCTGGTTCACTACGAGGACGACGAGACCAGCGTGCTGGATTCGCCCGCGCTGCGCGCGTTCCAGCCCGGCAAGCCGGTGGTGACGGCCACGGCGCTGCGCGGCACCGTCAACGGCGACGTGTCGGTGGTCGATCTGTACGACAACGCGAAGATCGTGCGTGCGGCGGGCGCGGGCGACCCGCCGATGGAAGCGGACTCCCAGCATTTCCGGGTGCTCGTGAACGACGATGTGATCGAGACCGAAAAGCCGGTTAAACTTCAGCGCGGCTTGTCGATCGCCAACGCGACCAACGGCATGAAGTACAACAATGTCACCCGGGTCATCGACCTTTACGGCAACGTCCGCGGCACGATCGCCGCGTCCGACGTCTCCGGCGGCGCTTCCCGCCAATCCAAGTAA
- a CDS encoding NUDIX hydrolase, with product MSFPCIAAARRFDAAAHLPFVIAGERFGWIRRRDLGALARWPDVFEIGAAQVALAASLETPDTRSMALASVTGALAADGLIPGWRNEIYAVRNAFDAPPAAYLERAASRFFGTLTYAVHLNGIVEYAPAEPLRMWVGRRSDTKATDPGMLDNVVAGGIGWGLGVEATLAKECWEEAGMPAELAARAIAGRTVHVLCSLPEGTQAEQIFVYDLPLPRDFVPRNQDGEVAEHRLARADEVVRWLAAGAMTMDASLATLDSLLRHRVLAPQAAAGIDALFSPPPAA from the coding sequence ATGAGCTTTCCGTGCATCGCGGCCGCGCGCCGCTTCGACGCCGCCGCGCACCTGCCGTTCGTGATCGCGGGCGAGCGGTTCGGCTGGATCCGGCGCCGCGATCTCGGCGCGCTCGCGCGCTGGCCCGACGTATTCGAGATCGGCGCCGCGCAGGTCGCGCTGGCTGCCTCGCTCGAGACGCCCGACACCCGCAGCATGGCGCTCGCGAGCGTGACGGGCGCGCTCGCCGCCGACGGGCTGATCCCGGGCTGGCGCAACGAGATCTACGCGGTCCGCAACGCGTTCGACGCGCCGCCCGCCGCCTACCTCGAACGCGCCGCTTCGCGCTTCTTCGGCACCCTGACCTACGCGGTTCACCTGAACGGCATCGTAGAATACGCGCCGGCCGAGCCGCTGCGGATGTGGGTGGGCCGGCGCAGCGACACCAAGGCGACCGATCCGGGCATGCTCGACAACGTGGTGGCGGGTGGGATCGGCTGGGGCCTCGGCGTGGAGGCGACGCTCGCCAAGGAGTGCTGGGAGGAAGCCGGCATGCCGGCCGAGCTGGCCGCGCGCGCGATCGCGGGGCGCACCGTCCACGTGCTGTGCTCGCTGCCGGAAGGCACCCAGGCCGAGCAGATCTTCGTCTACGACCTGCCGCTGCCGCGCGATTTCGTGCCGCGCAACCAGGATGGCGAAGTGGCCGAGCACCGGCTCGCGCGGGCCGACGAGGTCGTGCGCTGGCTCGCGGCCGGCGCGATGACGATGGACGCGAGCCTGGCCACGCTCGACAGCCTGTTGCGCCACCGCGTGCTCGCGCCGCAGGCGGCGGCCGGCATCGACGCGCTGTTCTCGCCGCCGCCGGCGGCCTGA
- a CDS encoding adenine phosphoribosyltransferase — MSHQPSGVSPDPAEFVRRHVRTVPDWPQPGVQFRDITPILQNAKALRVLVDLLVERYVDAKLDYVAGLDARGFIIAPIVAYELSVGFIPIRKVGKLPYKTRSESYELEYGSATVEIHEDACKPGDRVIIVDDLIATGGTMMAGKNLLEHLGASVVEGAAIIDLPDLGGSALLRGAGLPLYAVTEFAGH, encoded by the coding sequence ATGAGCCATCAGCCGTCGGGCGTGTCGCCCGATCCCGCCGAGTTCGTCCGTCGCCATGTGCGCACGGTGCCGGACTGGCCGCAGCCGGGCGTGCAGTTCCGCGACATCACGCCGATCCTGCAGAACGCGAAGGCGCTGCGCGTGCTGGTCGATCTGCTGGTCGAGCGCTACGTCGACGCCAAGCTCGACTACGTGGCCGGGCTCGACGCGCGCGGCTTCATCATCGCGCCGATCGTCGCCTATGAGCTGAGCGTCGGCTTCATCCCGATCCGCAAGGTCGGCAAGCTGCCGTACAAGACACGGTCGGAATCCTATGAGCTCGAATACGGCAGCGCGACGGTGGAGATCCATGAGGACGCCTGCAAGCCCGGCGACCGCGTGATCATCGTCGACGACCTGATCGCCACCGGCGGCACCATGATGGCCGGCAAGAACCTGCTGGAGCACCTCGGCGCGAGCGTCGTGGAAGGCGCGGCGATCATCGACCTGCCCGACCTCGGCGGCTCGGCGCTGCTGCGCGGCGCGGGCCTGCCGCTCTACGCCGTCACCGAATTCGCGGGCCACTGA
- the purU gene encoding formyltetrahydrofolate deformylase, whose protein sequence is MSTDHSFILKLSCPDKHGIVHAVSGFLFERDTNIVDSAQFGDSRTGEFFMRVHFDQASAADAGTALDTLRDAFAPLAERFAMRWELHDASIKPRVVILVSKIGHCLNDLLFRYRTGQLPIEIAAIVSNHKDFYQLAASYDVPFHHFPLVAGASAQAKAAQEARVLEVIDEHSADLVVLARYMQILSQDMCRRLAGRAINIHHSFLPSFKGAKPYYQAFDRGVKLIGATAHYVTTDLDEGPIIEQEVERVDHSMTPEQLTAIGRDVECVTLARAVKWHVEHRILQNGTKTVVFR, encoded by the coding sequence ATGTCGACCGACCATAGCTTTATCCTGAAACTGTCATGTCCCGACAAGCACGGCATCGTGCATGCCGTGTCGGGTTTCCTGTTCGAGCGCGATACCAACATCGTCGATTCCGCGCAGTTCGGCGACAGCCGCACCGGCGAGTTCTTCATGCGCGTGCATTTCGACCAGGCCAGCGCGGCCGATGCCGGCACCGCGCTCGACACGCTGCGCGACGCGTTCGCGCCGCTCGCCGAACGCTTCGCGATGCGCTGGGAGCTGCACGACGCGTCGATCAAGCCGCGCGTGGTGATCCTCGTCTCGAAGATCGGCCACTGCCTGAACGACCTGCTGTTCCGCTACCGCACCGGTCAGCTGCCGATCGAGATCGCGGCGATCGTCTCGAACCACAAGGATTTCTACCAGCTCGCCGCCAGCTACGACGTGCCGTTCCACCATTTCCCGCTGGTCGCGGGTGCCTCGGCGCAGGCGAAGGCCGCGCAGGAGGCGCGCGTGCTGGAGGTGATCGACGAGCATTCGGCCGACCTGGTGGTGCTCGCGCGCTACATGCAGATCCTGTCGCAGGACATGTGCCGGCGCCTGGCCGGCCGCGCGATCAATATCCACCATTCGTTCCTGCCGAGCTTCAAGGGCGCGAAGCCGTATTACCAGGCGTTCGACCGCGGCGTGAAGCTGATCGGCGCGACCGCGCACTACGTGACGACCGACCTCGACGAAGGCCCGATCATCGAGCAGGAAGTCGAGCGCGTCGACCATAGCATGACGCCGGAGCAGCTGACCGCGATCGGCCGCGACGTCGAATGCGTGACGCTCGCGCGCGCCGTGAAATGGCACGTCGAGCACCGCATCCTGCAGAACGGCACGAAGACGGTGGTGTTCCGCTGA